DNA sequence from the Acidobacteriota bacterium genome:
CGAGTACGACCTGATCGTCAACGGCACCCGGAACGAAAGCGACCTTGCCCAGCAGGTCGCCCTGGTCGAGCAGATGGTGGCCTCCGGCAGCGACGCGATCGTCATCGCACCCGCGGACTCGAAGGCGCTGGCGCCGGCCCTCGCTCGGGCCCAGGCGGTAGGCGTGGTGGTCGTCAACATTGACAACCGCCTCGACGCGGAGGTGGCGGCGGAGACGGGCCTCGACGCGCCGTTCGTCGGTCCGGACAATCGCGATGGCGCTCGGCGGGTCGGCGAGGTGCTGGCGGAACGGCTCACGCCGGGCGATCGGGTGGCGATCGTCGGCGGCATCCCGACCGCGTTCAACGCCCAGCAGCGGCAGGCCGGTTTCGAGGATGCGATGAACGCGGCCGGCGCCGAGATCGTCGACACATAAAGCGGCGGGTGGGAGCAGGCGCAGGCAAACACGGTGGCCGCGGCGATGCTCCGGGAGTATCCGGACCTGCGCGCGCTCCTGTGCGCCAACGACAACATGGCGCTGGGCGCCCTGGCGGCTCGCCGTCTTCGGGATCGAGGCCGCGCTGGAGATTCTCGGCGGCGGTGAAGCCGGAGACCGTCAGACGCCGGTGGACGTCGTCGCGGCGCCCGACTAGGGGAGCTTCGTCACGATCGCCTGGCCCGTGGGCAGGGCGAGCGGGGCTTCGGGCCGGTCGGCGAAGAACTCGTCCACGGCGTCCTTCTCCCCGCGAGCGGCGGGGAAGCCGTAGTCGTCGAAGACCACGATCCCGCCTGGGGAGAGGCGCGGATAGAAGTACTCCAGGCAGTCGAGCGTCGAACGGTAGAGGTCGACGTCCACGTGGACGAAGGCGAAACGACAGTTTTCGAGACCCTCGAAGGTCGACGGGATCCACCC
Encoded proteins:
- a CDS encoding substrate-binding domain-containing protein is translated as MVNGRLSNAFPGLLAVIALAFAGCGGPGSDAPGDEVHARPRIALVMKSLANEFFETMAEGARAHHEANADEYDLIVNGTRNESDLAQQVALVEQMVASGSDAIVIAPADSKALAPALARAQAVGVVVVNIDNRLDAEVAAETGLDAPFVGPDNRDGARRVGEVLAERLTPGDRVAIVGGIPTAFNAQQRQAGFEDAMNAAGAEIVDT